In Bdellovibrionales bacterium CG10_big_fil_rev_8_21_14_0_10_45_34, one genomic interval encodes:
- a CDS encoding lipoprotein-releasing system ATP-binding protein LolD codes for MGALLEARNVSKVYTSTDVAVPVLKDVDFALQINEAVCIMGRSGAGKSTLLHILGTLDAPTEGKVYYKEEDITKWDDTQLSRFRNVKMGFVFQFHHLLSEFTALENVMLPGQIAGLSLETCESKAKSLLSELGLSHRLSHWPAHLSGGEQQRVAIARALICEPEVLFADEPTGNLDSKNALALQELLFELLEDKGFSLLTVTHDQAFAKRFTRVLTLRDGRF; via the coding sequence CTGGGTGCCTTGTTAGAGGCGAGGAACGTATCAAAAGTTTATACGAGCACGGACGTCGCAGTGCCTGTTTTGAAAGACGTCGATTTCGCGCTCCAGATCAACGAAGCCGTTTGTATAATGGGAAGATCTGGTGCAGGTAAGAGCACGCTGCTACACATACTAGGTACACTTGATGCCCCAACCGAGGGCAAAGTGTACTATAAAGAAGAAGACATTACTAAATGGGATGACACTCAGTTAAGTCGGTTTAGGAATGTCAAAATGGGTTTTGTCTTTCAATTTCATCATTTGCTCAGCGAATTCACAGCACTCGAGAACGTGATGCTTCCTGGTCAGATCGCGGGTCTTTCTCTAGAGACTTGCGAGTCCAAAGCAAAGTCTCTTTTGTCAGAGTTAGGGCTTTCTCATCGCTTGAGTCACTGGCCGGCACATCTCAGTGGCGGAGAGCAACAAAGGGTTGCCATTGCGCGAGCACTTATTTGTGAGCCAGAAGTCCTATTTGCCGACGAGCCGACGGGGAATCTTGACTCAAAGAATGCGCTGGCCCTTCAAGAGCTCCTTTTTGAGTTATTAGAAGATAAGGGCTTTAGCCTCCTCACCGTGACCCACGATCAGGCCTTTGCTAAGCGGTTTACGCGGGTACTCACGCTTCGGGACGGCAGGTTTTGA
- a CDS encoding peptide chain release factor 2 (programmed frameshift) has product MSLATELGELNGRVANLQEELSKLRGIFDVERRKARLEEVGNSLKNPAVWEKPAELQKFNKEKVLLEKSLETWSSFESGVSDALVLLGFAKEDDDENSFEELKQLVKRLEKQSEDLELEKMLRGETDANSAYLSINSGAGGTEACDWADMLFRMYTRYAQNSGFKVEILDISHGEEAGIKSATIQIQGPFAYGFLKAENGVHRLVRISPFDSNARRHTSFASVFAWPEIDDEIEIEIRTEDLRIDTYRSSGAGGQHVNKTDSAVRMTHIPTGIVVQCQNQRSQHANRDKAMKMMKAALYEREVEERNKLKDEVESTKKANEWGSQIRSYVMQPYQLVKDHRTGYETSQVQDVMNGDLDAFIKSYLRSSTAGI; this is encoded by the exons ATGTCATTGGCAACAGAGTTGGGTGAGCTGAATGGTCGAGTGGCGAATCTTCAGGAGGAACTGAGCAAATTGCGG GGTATCTTTGACGTCGAACGCCGTAAGGCTCGACTCGAAGAGGTCGGTAACTCTTTAAAGAACCCCGCTGTCTGGGAAAAGCCAGCTGAGCTTCAGAAGTTCAATAAAGAAAAAGTACTCCTCGAAAAGTCTCTAGAAACTTGGAGCTCTTTTGAGTCTGGCGTTTCAGACGCTTTAGTCCTACTTGGGTTTGCTAAAGAAGATGACGATGAAAATTCCTTTGAAGAGCTTAAACAATTAGTTAAGAGGCTCGAAAAACAGTCTGAAGATCTAGAACTTGAAAAGATGCTTCGAGGCGAGACAGACGCCAACTCGGCGTATCTTTCTATCAATTCGGGCGCAGGAGGTACAGAGGCCTGTGACTGGGCCGATATGCTTTTTCGAATGTACACTCGGTATGCCCAAAATAGTGGTTTTAAAGTGGAGATACTCGACATCTCCCATGGAGAAGAAGCGGGAATAAAATCTGCAACCATACAGATTCAGGGCCCATTCGCGTACGGATTTCTCAAGGCAGAAAATGGGGTCCATAGGTTGGTGCGAATAAGTCCGTTTGATTCAAACGCAAGAAGACATACCAGTTTTGCATCGGTTTTTGCTTGGCCAGAGATCGATGATGAGATCGAGATCGAAATTCGCACCGAAGACTTAAGAATTGATACCTATCGCTCGAGTGGTGCGGGTGGTCAGCATGTCAATAAAACTGACTCCGCCGTACGAATGACACATATTCCGACGGGTATAGTTGTACAGTGTCAGAACCAGAGAAGCCAGCATGCCAATAGAGACAAGGCTATGAAAATGATGAAGGCAGCTCTCTACGAGAGAGAAGTAGAAGAGCGCAATAAGCTGAAAGATGAAGTGGAGTCGACAAAAAAAGCGAATGAGTGGGGAAGCCAAATTCGCTCTTATGTGATGCAGCCCTACCAGCTCGTTAAAGACCACAGAACAGGCTATGAAACGAGTCAGGTTCAAGATGTTATGAACGGGGATCTAGACGCATTCATCAAGTCTTACTTAAGAAGTTCCACGGCTGGGATATAA
- the bamA gene encoding outer membrane protein assembly factor BamA: protein MFGDSKIVLIPPISIRQQWPSGECDSTQSLQASLFSFVNPLFCTPFLICLLLFAGVTSGESALGAGKISKIEIEGQRKIDVEAIRAKIQSALGETVDQKKISEDVKRIFALGYFKNIQVSKVNRADGDLELKFKVFEKPSMSEIKFLGNSDQKEEDLLDASGVKPYEILDYQKLNTAVEKLSKFYEEKGYFLARISYEVQETESADAVKVNFIVSENEKVKVKRITLVGNYRISDTEIKTKLFTREDGFFSFLSGSGSYRQDAFERDVQIVSMVYFNKGFVQAKVDRPQVYITPDKKSIYITIRVEEGEQFGVGEVNFSGDLLFTSSELEESVNLDGRDIFSSEVLRSDIESLQAKYGDLGYAFANIIPQTRVREQERLVDITFEIDKGEKVYLGRIQTKGNTKTRDKVVRRELRIAEGELYNETRKRKSEGNVKRLGYFDDVAFTSKTFPDDPSRMDLDIVVKERNTGQIIVGAGYSSFQGAVFQGQIQQQNFLGRGQSIGLNFQVSKVNSIFNVSFTEPYVYDTLWSFGANAYRTENRYNEFTDTRLGASVTVGHPLAEDLIASLRYRNDYAQIDLAKADLQEIYPVETTNGRTSSVTAIIDYDKRNDRMFPSDGYYLSASHEYAGLGGEIYFNKSLATARYYRPLIWDLVLRTNFTYGSISPAGNRAPPFNELFRLGSDRTLRGFNWFSIGRKKVITNPASDSRGLEFVFGGRQQAYYNLELEFPVISEAGIKGVLFYDSGYADDEITFEDFRSNYGMGFRWFSPLGPLRFEWGIPINPQRNEGTNFIFSIGAPF from the coding sequence ATTTTTGGAGATTCTAAAATCGTGTTGATACCACCGATAAGCATTAGGCAACAATGGCCAAGTGGGGAGTGCGATTCCACTCAATCCTTACAAGCGTCGCTTTTCTCTTTCGTAAACCCCCTATTTTGCACCCCCTTTCTTATTTGTTTGCTGCTGTTTGCTGGAGTTACGAGCGGTGAATCCGCTTTAGGTGCCGGAAAGATTTCAAAGATTGAAATAGAAGGTCAACGAAAGATAGACGTCGAGGCAATAAGGGCCAAGATTCAAAGTGCACTCGGTGAAACCGTCGATCAAAAAAAAATCAGCGAAGATGTGAAACGGATATTTGCCTTAGGATATTTCAAGAACATTCAGGTCTCCAAAGTGAATCGAGCTGACGGCGATCTTGAACTGAAGTTTAAAGTGTTCGAGAAACCCTCGATGTCCGAGATTAAATTTCTTGGCAATAGCGATCAAAAAGAAGAAGATCTACTCGATGCTTCGGGCGTCAAACCCTACGAAATTCTTGACTACCAGAAGCTCAACACCGCCGTAGAAAAGCTTTCAAAGTTCTACGAAGAAAAGGGCTATTTTTTAGCTCGAATCAGCTATGAAGTTCAAGAGACTGAATCTGCCGACGCGGTAAAAGTAAACTTTATTGTGAGCGAAAATGAAAAGGTTAAAGTAAAGAGGATTACTTTAGTAGGAAACTACAGAATCTCAGATACAGAAATTAAAACAAAACTTTTTACACGAGAAGATGGTTTCTTTTCATTTCTATCGGGTTCCGGTTCTTACCGGCAGGACGCTTTTGAGAGAGATGTTCAGATTGTTAGTATGGTTTATTTCAACAAAGGCTTTGTGCAGGCAAAGGTTGATCGCCCTCAAGTCTATATAACGCCAGACAAAAAATCGATTTATATTACAATTAGAGTTGAAGAAGGCGAACAGTTTGGGGTTGGTGAAGTGAACTTCTCTGGAGACCTTCTCTTTACCTCGAGTGAACTTGAAGAGTCTGTGAATCTAGACGGCAGAGACATTTTTAGCTCAGAGGTGCTCCGTTCTGACATTGAGTCGCTTCAAGCAAAGTATGGTGATCTTGGTTACGCGTTTGCCAATATCATTCCTCAAACAAGAGTCCGAGAGCAGGAGCGCCTAGTCGATATTACCTTTGAAATTGATAAGGGTGAAAAAGTCTATCTTGGTAGAATTCAAACGAAGGGCAATACAAAAACACGAGATAAAGTGGTTCGCCGTGAGCTGAGGATCGCTGAGGGGGAGCTTTACAATGAAACCCGAAAGCGTAAATCCGAGGGCAATGTAAAACGGCTTGGATATTTTGACGATGTTGCATTTACGAGCAAAACCTTCCCGGATGATCCAAGTCGTATGGATTTGGACATCGTGGTAAAGGAGCGTAATACCGGACAGATTATTGTTGGCGCCGGTTATAGTTCATTCCAGGGGGCCGTGTTTCAGGGGCAGATTCAGCAGCAGAACTTTTTAGGCCGGGGCCAATCGATCGGTCTGAATTTTCAAGTTAGTAAGGTTAATAGCATCTTCAATGTTAGTTTTACCGAACCCTATGTCTACGACACTCTTTGGTCCTTTGGCGCTAATGCCTATCGAACAGAAAATAGGTACAATGAATTCACGGATACCAGGCTTGGAGCCTCGGTCACCGTTGGCCACCCACTTGCAGAAGATCTCATCGCATCCTTGCGATACAGAAACGATTATGCCCAGATAGATCTCGCAAAGGCTGATCTTCAAGAGATTTATCCCGTAGAAACAACCAATGGTCGCACAAGTTCGGTGACGGCCATTATCGATTATGACAAACGAAACGACCGAATGTTCCCGTCTGATGGTTACTACCTAAGTGCATCGCATGAGTACGCCGGTCTAGGCGGCGAAATTTACTTCAATAAATCGCTGGCAACGGCTCGTTATTATCGACCACTGATCTGGGATTTGGTACTCAGGACCAACTTCACCTACGGAAGCATTTCTCCGGCGGGCAATAGAGCTCCCCCTTTCAATGAACTCTTTAGATTGGGTAGTGATCGCACTCTTCGCGGGTTTAATTGGTTTTCGATTGGCCGCAAAAAAGTCATCACCAATCCAGCAAGTGACAGTCGAGGTTTAGAGTTTGTATTTGGTGGTCGGCAGCAGGCTTACTATAACCTCGAGCTTGAGTTCCCGGTAATTAGCGAGGCCGGTATTAAAGGGGTGTTGTTTTACGACTCTGGATATGCGGACGATGAGATTACTTTTGAAGACTTTAGAAGTAACTACGGTATGGGCTTTAGATGGTTCTCTCCGCTGGGACCACTGCGGTTTGAATGGGGTATTCCCATCAATCCTCAAAGAAATGAAGGCACCAACTTTATCTTCTCGATAGGCGCACCTTTTTAG